From Sulfuracidifex tepidarius, one genomic window encodes:
- a CDS encoding phosphoribosyltransferase: MVIVLKIPVKVVTWDYAVKLSTSLARKVRESGYKVDVIVAVARGGLVPARIVADVLGVMDVLSIKIEHWVETASHTPQAKVKYSYTLSLEGKNALVIDDITDTGDSMDLAKDFVVKNFSPSVVKTATMQHIVTASKSTPDFYAEEVKEWTWFMYPWNYWEDMINLVSKIMNEKGKVTSSEELEKEFVDSYGAVPPISIEEILREMKYRGKL, encoded by the coding sequence ATGGTAATAGTCTTGAAGATACCCGTCAAGGTAGTGACTTGGGACTACGCAGTTAAGTTATCCACTTCTTTAGCTAGAAAAGTGAGAGAAAGTGGATACAAGGTAGATGTCATAGTTGCAGTTGCAAGAGGTGGTCTCGTTCCTGCCAGAATTGTTGCGGACGTTTTAGGAGTCATGGACGTCCTATCCATAAAAATAGAACACTGGGTGGAGACAGCGTCTCACACGCCTCAAGCTAAGGTGAAATATAGCTACACTTTATCATTAGAGGGAAAGAACGCTCTCGTCATAGACGATATAACAGACACCGGGGACAGCATGGATCTGGCTAAGGACTTCGTGGTGAAGAACTTCTCCCCTTCCGTGGTTAAGACTGCCACGATGCAACACATAGTCACTGCTTCCAAATCGACTCCAGACTTCTATGCGGAGGAAGTGAAAGAATGGACGTGGTTCATGTACCCATGGAACTACTGGGAAGACATGATAAACCTAGTGAGCAAAATAATGAACGAGAAAGGCAAGGTGACGAGCTCTGAAGAGTTAGAGAAGGAATTCGTTGACAGCTATGGTGCAGTTCCCCCTATCTCTATAGAGGAAATTTTGAGAGAGATGAAATACAGAGGGAAGTTATAA
- a CDS encoding MFS transporter yields the protein MRKFIGQFFITTALTEVSLVYPVHFYAVHHSLLLLGLITALYNGLNGIGSYLWGLILDSMKTRKGLLIVLSSMGAMSGAVYSFNGLIGYSMIGFISALDAPLYSLVLLETMTEDDLVRGNSVLSEISLAGNIAGSILASVYPNPLVVIGLFLVSLVFNMLFVPSYDGRTNANRKEMMNDLKGLYYPVISYFAFNLSAELFFTVYVPLNYDMGNPEYVVFLSYTILYLVDEFVYNKAVSMIKGKEIKYIYLSIVGRAVISLALALLVVSQLKIGLGIVGFFMAFGPIFPVYSTAFFSVVVKGLKRNRATMLGLLNSAEDIASIIGGLAVGVAETLFGAYMMSFYALAIAMFSFSAYLSLKRLQSKPVSPQEKKEYTQASS from the coding sequence GTGAGGAAGTTCATAGGCCAGTTCTTTATAACAACGGCCTTGACGGAGGTTAGCTTGGTTTATCCCGTACATTTTTACGCAGTTCATCATTCGTTATTGTTGCTAGGTCTCATAACTGCTCTATATAATGGGCTGAATGGAATTGGATCGTATTTGTGGGGATTGATTCTAGACAGTATGAAGACAAGGAAGGGGCTTTTGATCGTGTTGAGTTCCATGGGCGCAATGTCGGGAGCAGTGTATTCCTTTAATGGTCTCATAGGTTACTCCATGATAGGCTTCATATCTGCCCTAGATGCCCCACTTTACTCCCTCGTCCTGTTAGAGACCATGACCGAGGATGATCTAGTGAGAGGAAATTCGGTCCTTTCAGAGATTTCTCTTGCAGGTAATATAGCAGGGAGCATCCTTGCCTCAGTTTACCCCAATCCGCTTGTGGTAATAGGACTTTTCCTCGTTTCCTTGGTGTTCAACATGCTCTTCGTCCCTAGCTATGACGGCAGAACGAACGCAAACAGGAAGGAAATGATGAATGACTTGAAGGGCTTGTATTACCCAGTAATCTCTTACTTTGCTTTTAACCTCTCTGCAGAACTGTTCTTTACAGTTTACGTCCCTCTGAATTACGACATGGGAAACCCGGAATACGTTGTATTCCTGAGTTATACCATTCTCTACCTTGTAGACGAGTTCGTTTACAACAAGGCGGTATCCATGATTAAAGGTAAGGAAATCAAGTACATCTACTTATCGATAGTAGGAAGAGCAGTTATATCTCTAGCTCTAGCCTTGCTGGTAGTGTCTCAGCTGAAAATAGGTTTAGGAATAGTTGGTTTCTTCATGGCTTTCGGTCCAATATTTCCCGTGTATAGTACTGCGTTCTTCTCAGTGGTAGTAAAGGGTTTGAAGAGAAATAGAGCTACAATGTTAGGTCTGCTAAACTCTGCTGAAGATATTGCCTCGATAATAGGCGGGTTAGCAGTAGGAGTGGCTGAAACTTTGTTCGGAGCATATATGATGAGTTTCTATGCTCTCGCAATAGCTATGTTCTCTTTCTCTGCATATCTCTCCTTGAAACGGCTTCAGAGTAAGCCTGTTTCTCCTCAGGAGAAGAAGGAGTATACTCAGGCATCCTCCTAG
- a CDS encoding S-methyl-5'-thioadenosine phosphorylase, with product MLEQKERASVAIIGGSGIYDLSYISDVKEIKVYTPYGSPSDLISVGRMGNVKVAFLPRHGKNHRIPPHMINYRANIWALKELGVKWVISVSAVGSLRMDYKPGDFVVPDQFIDMTKKREYTFFDGPVVAHVSMADPFCNSLRKRLIEKGNSLGIVVHGQGTYICIEGPRFSTRAESRVWKDSFKADIIGMTAVPEVNLACEAQMCYATLAMVTDYDVFADIPVTAEEVTQVMKRNTENAKKLVMEVIKDLPESPNREDCSCCSSLENALL from the coding sequence GTGTTAGAGCAAAAAGAAAGAGCCTCGGTCGCAATAATAGGGGGTTCAGGAATTTACGATCTGTCATACATAAGCGACGTTAAGGAAATCAAGGTGTACACACCCTACGGCTCGCCCAGTGATTTAATCTCGGTAGGTAGGATGGGCAACGTTAAGGTAGCGTTCCTTCCCAGACACGGGAAGAACCATAGAATCCCTCCCCACATGATAAACTACAGAGCCAACATATGGGCATTGAAGGAGTTAGGAGTTAAGTGGGTCATTTCCGTTTCCGCTGTGGGAAGTCTAAGGATGGACTACAAACCTGGAGACTTCGTGGTTCCGGATCAGTTCATAGACATGACAAAGAAGAGAGAATACACTTTCTTTGATGGCCCGGTCGTAGCCCACGTCTCTATGGCAGACCCCTTCTGCAACTCGCTGAGAAAGAGGCTAATAGAGAAAGGTAATAGTCTGGGCATTGTAGTCCACGGCCAGGGAACATACATCTGTATAGAGGGCCCTAGGTTCTCAACCAGAGCTGAAAGCAGGGTTTGGAAGGACTCCTTTAAGGCAGACATCATAGGAATGACAGCAGTACCTGAGGTCAACCTAGCGTGCGAGGCCCAAATGTGTTATGCAACATTAGCTATGGTCACCGACTACGACGTTTTCGCCGACATCCCAGTGACTGCAGAGGAGGTAACTCAAGTGATGAAGAGGAACACCGAAAACGCGAAGAAGCTTGTGATGGAAGTCATCAAAGATTTACCCGAATCTCCAAACAGGGAAGATTGCTCATGCTGCAGTTCACTGGAGAACGCATTACTGTAA
- a CDS encoding Lrp/AsnC family transcriptional regulator — protein sequence MNSYYLDDVDKRILNILQEDSRIPFSRLAKMLNLSEATIYMRIKRLKENGVIRGFYTDIDFDKIGLSVVAFVMIKAEPKQYEKVIEELIKQKEIFEIYDVTGEYYALLKVRVETREELAKVLDKLGNLEGVTSTYTMIVLRVLKEKRNVD from the coding sequence TTGAATTCATACTATCTTGACGATGTAGATAAGAGAATACTAAACATACTTCAAGAGGACTCTAGGATTCCTTTTTCTCGTCTAGCTAAGATGTTGAACTTAAGCGAAGCAACGATATACATGAGGATAAAGAGGCTAAAGGAGAACGGTGTTATAAGGGGTTTTTACACCGACATAGACTTCGATAAGATAGGGTTAAGCGTAGTTGCTTTCGTCATGATAAAGGCAGAGCCTAAACAGTACGAAAAGGTAATAGAGGAGTTAATAAAGCAAAAGGAAATATTCGAGATATATGACGTTACAGGGGAATACTATGCGTTGTTGAAGGTGAGGGTAGAGACAAGGGAAGAGCTCGCTAAGGTTTTAGATAAACTCGGGAATTTGGAGGGAGTTACGTCGACCTATACCATGATAGTGTTGAGAGTCCTCAAGGAGAAAAGAAACGTAGACTAG
- the prf1 gene encoding peptide chain release factor aRF-1, with amino-acid sequence MSRQELKVLLRELKKWSAPATVLLSLYVPEGRPVADVVNLLREEASISQNIKLKRTRDAVESAITGAIDRLTQLPKIPPNGLAMFCGENFDSGEYKCYMFSPPEKVLVFFYRTDKNFHTEFLEDMVEDSEAFGLIIVERDQATIGLLRGSRIEVLEEFEGYVPGKHMMGGQSQRRIDRLIEEAYDHFLKEVGEKVNTYFVPIIEDKKMRAILLGGPGYAKEDFYKGDYVDYRVKKLILQPLYDLADQGEVGLRDMVVKASDILKEQKYIKVNNLMDEIKYHLAKDDGMVIYGINEIKKAIELGAVDSLIVYDDPNNQELQSLIQKAEGYGTTVFVVGSELPDAEWVGKTFGGAVGKLRFKLL; translated from the coding sequence ATAAGTAGACAGGAGCTTAAAGTTCTCCTCAGAGAGCTAAAGAAATGGTCTGCACCAGCTACAGTACTTCTATCACTTTACGTTCCTGAAGGTAGACCAGTAGCTGATGTGGTGAACTTGTTAAGAGAGGAGGCATCCATATCCCAGAACATAAAGCTGAAGCGAACCAGAGATGCCGTGGAGTCAGCCATAACTGGAGCTATAGATAGGCTCACTCAATTGCCGAAGATACCCCCAAACGGGCTAGCTATGTTCTGCGGGGAGAACTTTGATAGCGGAGAGTATAAATGTTACATGTTCTCGCCTCCTGAGAAGGTTCTGGTCTTCTTTTACAGAACCGACAAGAACTTCCATACGGAATTCCTAGAAGACATGGTTGAAGACTCCGAAGCGTTCGGTCTAATAATAGTGGAGAGAGACCAAGCGACCATAGGTTTACTCAGGGGTTCCAGGATAGAAGTTCTAGAGGAATTCGAGGGTTACGTCCCCGGAAAACACATGATGGGTGGACAATCACAGCGACGTATAGACAGGCTAATAGAAGAAGCTTACGACCACTTCCTGAAAGAGGTAGGAGAGAAGGTCAATACATATTTCGTGCCTATAATTGAGGACAAGAAGATGCGTGCGATACTCCTTGGAGGCCCCGGTTACGCTAAAGAGGACTTCTATAAAGGCGACTACGTAGACTACAGAGTGAAGAAACTGATATTACAACCACTTTACGACCTTGCGGATCAGGGGGAGGTGGGGCTCCGCGACATGGTAGTGAAGGCTTCAGACATATTGAAGGAACAGAAGTACATAAAGGTCAACAACCTCATGGATGAAATAAAATACCACTTAGCGAAGGACGATGGAATGGTAATTTACGGAATAAATGAAATAAAGAAAGCCATAGAGCTTGGTGCTGTAGACTCACTAATTGTTTACGACGATCCTAACAACCAAGAACTTCAAAGTTTAATACAGAAAGCTGAAGGCTATGGGACAACAGTTTTCGTGGTGGGAAGCGAGTTACCTGATGCAGAATGGGTTGGGAAAACCTTCGGAGGCGCTGTAGGGAAATTAAGGTTCAAATTATTATAA
- a CDS encoding acyl-CoA thioesterase yields the protein MILTKICDTEVTVVKLIHYGDTNFMGRLHGGDMLSFLAEAGMLSARKVTRGLTLLASLDDVEFRKPVNLGDMVEIRAETLHKGNTSVEVSMRAIVMGEEVVSASGSYVKVDDLLRPIRIIEDIDVSPSYQKRVEEALERRAKRLKQLKGDMRFNVQDPTSGLRYRVTTSLHVSPDMTYDGRIISAGKLMKLMDDMGGTLGLKLIGYTRYDDDTSDTVVTVAVRNLSFYSPVRLNDIVTIRAGITYVGKTSMEAVINVIREDPGFNVTENVSTAYFSYVRVGRDGKPRRMPEYTPSSPEEKQAYSEAVSRRDMQRKRT from the coding sequence GTGATCCTAACGAAGATCTGCGACACTGAGGTCACAGTAGTGAAGCTGATACATTACGGAGACACTAACTTCATGGGCAGACTCCACGGAGGAGATATGTTGAGTTTCCTCGCTGAGGCAGGCATGCTCTCAGCCAGGAAAGTGACCAGAGGTTTGACTCTCCTAGCTTCCCTTGATGACGTGGAGTTCAGGAAACCCGTCAATCTAGGAGACATGGTAGAGATAAGGGCTGAGACGCTCCACAAGGGAAACACGTCAGTTGAGGTATCAATGAGAGCCATCGTGATGGGCGAAGAGGTAGTATCGGCGTCAGGATCTTACGTCAAGGTCGATGACCTGCTCCGGCCTATACGCATTATTGAAGACATCGACGTGTCCCCTTCCTACCAAAAAAGGGTAGAGGAGGCCTTGGAAAGACGAGCGAAGAGACTTAAGCAGTTGAAAGGGGACATGAGGTTCAACGTCCAGGATCCAACATCGGGGCTCAGGTACAGAGTAACCACGTCTTTGCACGTTTCGCCTGATATGACTTACGACGGTAGAATAATCTCTGCAGGGAAATTAATGAAGCTCATGGACGATATGGGAGGTACATTAGGCCTCAAATTGATAGGATACACCCGTTACGATGACGACACATCAGACACAGTAGTGACTGTTGCAGTGAGAAACCTCTCTTTCTATTCTCCCGTGAGGCTCAACGATATCGTTACAATAAGGGCTGGGATCACTTATGTAGGAAAAACATCCATGGAGGCCGTGATCAACGTAATAAGAGAGGACCCCGGTTTCAACGTTACTGAAAACGTGAGCACTGCATACTTCTCTTATGTTAGGGTCGGAAGGGACGGTAAACCTAGGAGGATGCCTGAGTATACTCCTTCTTCTCCTGAGGAGAAACAGGCTTACTCTGAAGCCGTTTCAAGGAGAGATATGCAGAGAAAGAGAACATAG
- the gdS-2 gene encoding hexaprenyl pyrophosphate synthase, translated as MSLLEFWGKTKSTIDLMIEDFLKGVKEWEVLDMSNYIMKDGKRFRGTLTLFFTEALGGSLESALKGAVATEILHSASLALDDIVDYDVTRRGDKSAWLVYGNRKVIFVTNFLIPTALNMISSYGEIALNTSINLWRDTAVGALKDLYGKSEEYELTIDLKTSSLFKLSTCIASFASKRVDLLDSLLEMGRLLGVMYQIIDDYIDIRTVKPGQLVGSARQLYDLTGDKAEEYVKTNFTKYKETYLNITKSLPFIQKFRNDIEQMPDFLVTGLLNEAGIDSF; from the coding sequence ATGTCTTTGCTAGAGTTCTGGGGGAAAACTAAATCAACAATAGACTTGATGATAGAGGACTTCTTGAAAGGAGTGAAGGAATGGGAGGTTCTCGACATGTCGAACTATATCATGAAAGACGGGAAGAGGTTCAGAGGGACTTTAACTCTCTTCTTCACCGAAGCCTTGGGAGGTAGCTTAGAGTCTGCGTTGAAGGGAGCTGTGGCTACAGAAATACTTCATTCGGCGTCCCTGGCTCTCGACGACATAGTAGACTATGATGTGACTAGAAGGGGAGACAAGTCAGCTTGGCTCGTGTACGGGAACAGGAAAGTGATATTCGTAACTAATTTCCTGATACCTACAGCACTGAACATGATCTCCAGCTACGGCGAAATAGCCCTAAACACAAGCATCAATTTATGGAGAGACACTGCGGTGGGTGCGCTGAAAGATCTTTATGGTAAAAGTGAGGAATATGAGTTAACAATTGATCTAAAAACAAGCAGTTTGTTCAAGTTGTCTACATGCATAGCTTCTTTCGCGTCGAAGAGAGTTGACCTATTAGACTCTTTGCTGGAAATGGGGAGGTTACTGGGAGTGATGTATCAGATCATAGATGACTACATAGACATCAGGACAGTCAAACCGGGGCAGTTAGTAGGAAGCGCCAGACAACTTTACGATCTAACTGGAGATAAGGCAGAAGAGTACGTAAAGACGAACTTCACCAAGTATAAGGAAACCTACTTAAACATAACTAAGTCATTACCTTTCATCCAGAAATTCAGGAACGATATAGAGCAGATGCCGGACTTCCTTGTAACGGGACTTCTTAACGAGGCTGGCATAGATAGTTTTTAA
- a CDS encoding isochorismatase family cysteine hydrolase, with product MSFNPSDTVKLVNKDNSVLVVWDVQEALVNSIFNKEEFIAKTRELIHSARSKGIPIIYTKITPFPEKFESPLRKGWRMNLGDIVEELKPEQGDYILNKNTASIFVGTNVELLMRNAGKIAMIFTGIATEIGVESSARHAFNLGIIPVIAKEAVSSRNKEAHERSLANMSMMFPVLSNQDILEIWR from the coding sequence ATGTCGTTCAATCCGTCGGATACGGTAAAGTTAGTAAATAAAGATAATTCAGTCTTGGTTGTGTGGGACGTGCAAGAGGCTCTAGTGAATTCGATATTTAACAAAGAAGAATTTATCGCGAAGACCAGGGAGTTAATACACTCTGCTAGGTCTAAGGGGATTCCAATAATTTACACTAAAATAACTCCTTTTCCAGAGAAGTTCGAATCACCCCTCAGGAAAGGATGGAGGATGAACTTAGGTGACATAGTTGAAGAACTGAAGCCTGAGCAAGGCGACTACATACTAAACAAGAACACAGCGAGCATTTTCGTCGGTACCAATGTAGAGCTTTTGATGAGAAACGCAGGGAAGATAGCCATGATATTCACCGGAATCGCTACTGAAATAGGAGTGGAAAGTTCAGCCAGACACGCCTTCAATCTGGGCATCATCCCGGTAATCGCTAAGGAGGCAGTATCTTCGAGAAACAAAGAAGCCCATGAGAGATCCTTAGCTAATATGTCCATGATGTTCCCAGTACTTTCCAATCAAGATATACTTGAAATTTGGAGATAG
- a CDS encoding isoaspartyl peptidase/L-asparaginase yields MISSAPVIILHGGAGYWEGKNLDSVNSALREASRRGFEEFRRGSSIEAVVEAISFMEDSGVFDAGKGSVKNSEGEVEMDAGIMDGKTLSAGSVVLVRTGSPIRKALEVMKKGKHVIIAERKGNWNTTFNSGKGGDTVGAVALDLEGRIVAGTSTGGISGKEPGRIGDSPIPGAGFYATERVGVSSTGIGEVILRVLPAKEVDTLVSMGILLDDALNSVVNKVSRMFGKGNIGMIGVSKYGDVSAHFNTKGMPRCYQNKEKIQCLVFDGDFS; encoded by the coding sequence GTGATATCTTCTGCTCCAGTGATTATTTTACATGGAGGTGCAGGATACTGGGAAGGTAAGAATTTAGATAGTGTTAATTCTGCCTTGAGGGAAGCCTCCAGAAGGGGCTTCGAGGAGTTCCGGAGGGGTTCCTCTATAGAGGCTGTAGTTGAGGCAATATCGTTCATGGAAGATTCAGGAGTATTTGACGCGGGTAAAGGTAGTGTAAAGAATAGCGAAGGTGAGGTGGAGATGGATGCAGGAATTATGGATGGGAAAACATTATCTGCAGGGTCAGTGGTTCTGGTGAGGACGGGTAGCCCCATAAGGAAAGCTTTAGAGGTCATGAAGAAAGGTAAGCATGTCATAATAGCGGAAAGGAAAGGTAATTGGAATACCACGTTTAACTCAGGCAAAGGCGGTGATACCGTAGGGGCAGTAGCATTAGACCTAGAGGGTAGGATAGTAGCAGGTACTAGTACTGGAGGAATATCAGGAAAGGAGCCAGGGAGAATAGGGGACTCTCCTATACCTGGAGCCGGATTCTACGCTACAGAGAGGGTAGGTGTCTCGTCAACCGGGATAGGAGAGGTTATTCTAAGGGTACTTCCAGCAAAGGAAGTAGATACACTGGTCTCCATGGGGATCCTCTTAGACGACGCACTAAATTCCGTGGTAAACAAGGTAAGTCGCATGTTCGGTAAAGGAAATATAGGAATGATAGGAGTAAGTAAATATGGTGATGTTTCTGCTCATTTCAACACTAAAGGCATGCCAAGATGTTATCAAAATAAAGAGAAAATCCAATGTTTGGTATTCGATGGGGATTTCTCATGA
- a CDS encoding metallophosphoesterase family protein, protein MKTLVLSNIRFPEPHIESTLSTIIKKEEPETIVLDGDTTQCYWDYECPRVIDVLYVIRSIAPWAQVVYVQGDMDPHAVKCITAEPRYREEIIGTTMYITEAASVKYYILHGHQGDLDQLRRSIGAGPWDWVVLGQPKRLEVDKLARVIYVGGITREYPPESRGYLVLTDSSHYIRSLKA, encoded by the coding sequence ATGAAGACTCTCGTCTTGAGTAACATAAGGTTCCCTGAACCTCATATAGAGAGCACACTATCGACCATAATAAAGAAGGAGGAACCGGAGACAATAGTCCTTGATGGGGATACCACACAGTGTTACTGGGACTACGAGTGTCCAAGAGTAATAGACGTGCTTTACGTGATAAGAAGCATAGCTCCTTGGGCACAAGTGGTTTACGTACAAGGCGACATGGATCCACATGCAGTGAAATGCATTACAGCAGAGCCCAGGTATAGGGAGGAGATAATAGGTACAACCATGTACATCACGGAGGCAGCTTCAGTGAAGTATTACATTTTACACGGACATCAGGGAGATTTGGATCAGCTAAGGAGGAGCATAGGTGCCGGACCTTGGGACTGGGTAGTCCTAGGTCAGCCCAAGAGATTGGAAGTCGACAAACTAGCGAGGGTCATTTACGTGGGAGGCATAACTAGGGAATATCCTCCTGAGAGTAGAGGTTACCTAGTTCTCACTGACTCGTCTCATTATATAAGAAGTCTCAAGGCGTGA
- a CDS encoding NAD(P)/FAD-dependent oxidoreductase: MNIAVVGGGPAGLSLAWTMKGRRNYEVTVYEGLDNVGYKPCAWGLMNGVEEIVPLKKEHIVSEIKGFRIFLDGKVVHDIRGEERLGYIVDKPMLLRDMASKLDVKYKSNVSVREGKPYVGSEEIHADKIVFANGHYSLPKDRSVPAIQYVTDFQQDPEVVDFYFYSDLLGYAWVFPDRDGAKIGIGGYADVNFLRERLKPLVKGKTLFFHGARVSDTGIVEERLNGQYIGEALGTVYALTGEGIRPSILSAKIYADSLLNDKDFSKEFKKSKLYNTLNVHAKIVAQSKGKEQLKGLTKVLMKSDPKLVLKVALGDFNNFDLLKLLGRTIF; this comes from the coding sequence ATGAACATAGCTGTAGTTGGAGGAGGTCCTGCTGGACTCTCCCTAGCGTGGACAATGAAGGGGAGAAGGAACTACGAAGTCACAGTCTATGAGGGCCTGGACAACGTTGGGTATAAACCCTGCGCATGGGGGCTCATGAATGGGGTAGAGGAAATAGTCCCCTTGAAGAAAGAACACATTGTAAGTGAAATAAAAGGTTTCAGGATTTTCCTTGACGGGAAAGTAGTCCACGATATAAGGGGAGAGGAAAGACTTGGGTACATTGTAGATAAGCCCATGCTCCTCAGAGATATGGCTTCTAAGCTTGACGTGAAGTATAAATCCAACGTGTCTGTACGTGAAGGCAAACCTTACGTCGGATCGGAGGAAATACACGCCGATAAGATAGTCTTCGCCAACGGTCATTACTCATTACCCAAGGATAGGTCTGTCCCCGCTATCCAGTATGTCACTGACTTTCAACAGGATCCTGAAGTCGTTGACTTTTACTTCTATAGTGACCTTTTAGGTTACGCTTGGGTATTTCCTGATAGAGATGGCGCAAAGATAGGCATAGGAGGATACGCTGACGTTAACTTCCTCCGCGAAAGGCTCAAGCCATTGGTCAAGGGCAAGACGTTGTTCTTCCACGGGGCGAGGGTCTCCGATACAGGGATAGTCGAGGAGAGACTTAACGGGCAATACATAGGCGAAGCCTTAGGTACCGTTTATGCGTTGACAGGGGAAGGAATAAGACCTTCTATCCTCTCAGCTAAGATCTACGCTGATTCCTTATTGAACGACAAAGATTTTTCCAAGGAATTTAAGAAATCCAAACTTTACAACACTCTTAACGTGCATGCCAAGATAGTAGCTCAGTCTAAAGGGAAAGAGCAACTGAAAGGACTGACCAAAGTGCTCATGAAGTCGGATCCTAAGCTAGTACTGAAAGTAGCTTTAGGTGACTTTAACAACTTTGATCTTCTAAAGTTGTTGGGGAGGACAATCTTTTGA
- a CDS encoding ATP-grasp domain-containing protein yields the protein MHESQKVTEASKELLQEIKLQGHSAYYIRPSKLNVILGSQGEEINYAGRKFTLDGALLRNVGTITTTEQLVKRFDSLKVLRNVGTVTINSPESIMLARDKFASLLELAKNHVPIPETAMVEDPREAMTLTERWGEVVIKPLIGSLGLGSVKVSDPDIAYRVSKSILSVNQPVYVQKYVKKPDRDIRVFVVGDEVIGSIFRFSNGSWKTNVAQGAVAQMLTISSEIKEIGLKVVKAMKMDYAGIDVVEDTEDNSYKVLEVNASPLWHGFKTATGINPAKFIVKHLLEMIKK from the coding sequence ATTCACGAGTCACAGAAAGTTACTGAAGCATCAAAGGAATTATTACAAGAGATAAAACTACAAGGACATTCAGCTTATTATATTAGACCATCTAAATTGAATGTAATTCTAGGATCCCAAGGGGAAGAGATCAATTATGCTGGGAGGAAATTCACGTTAGATGGAGCACTTCTGAGAAACGTTGGGACAATAACTACTACTGAACAGCTAGTGAAGAGGTTTGACTCTCTAAAGGTCTTGAGAAACGTTGGGACAGTCACAATTAACTCGCCGGAGTCTATTATGCTCGCTAGGGACAAGTTCGCCAGTCTGCTAGAACTGGCAAAGAATCACGTCCCAATACCTGAGACGGCAATGGTGGAAGACCCCAGAGAGGCGATGACGCTCACCGAGAGATGGGGAGAGGTGGTCATCAAACCGTTGATCGGAAGTCTAGGCCTTGGGTCTGTCAAAGTGAGCGACCCTGACATAGCCTATAGGGTGTCAAAGTCAATCCTTTCAGTAAACCAGCCCGTTTACGTCCAAAAATATGTGAAGAAGCCTGACAGAGACATAAGGGTGTTCGTGGTGGGAGACGAGGTGATAGGAAGTATTTTCAGATTTTCCAACGGAAGCTGGAAGACCAATGTGGCTCAAGGTGCGGTAGCACAGATGCTTACGATCTCATCAGAGATAAAGGAAATTGGGCTGAAGGTAGTTAAGGCGATGAAGATGGACTACGCAGGGATAGACGTGGTAGAGGACACTGAGGACAACAGCTACAAGGTATTAGAAGTGAACGCGTCTCCCCTATGGCACGGGTTCAAGACAGCAACTGGGATTAACCCTGCAAAATTTATAGTTAAACACCTCTTAGAAATGATTAAGAAATGA
- the hjc gene encoding Holliday junction resolvase Hjc yields MNKDIGRNAERELVKTLTSLGFKAVRIPTSNSSPNPLPDVFATFGDTLLAFEVKSTWEPKLKIREIQIRKLLDFLSMFTMEGHAYVAVKFKLFTKWELFEVTEPSSIEVRAGEGKELLSFFHSRSQGTEQLI; encoded by the coding sequence GTGAACAAGGATATAGGACGAAATGCGGAGAGGGAGCTGGTGAAAACGCTCACTTCGTTAGGATTTAAAGCTGTTAGAATACCGACTTCGAATTCTTCACCGAATCCTCTTCCTGACGTTTTCGCCACTTTTGGAGATACTTTGCTGGCCTTTGAGGTGAAGAGCACATGGGAACCGAAACTAAAAATAAGAGAAATTCAGATTAGAAAACTTTTAGACTTTTTATCAATGTTTACAATGGAAGGGCACGCATATGTGGCAGTTAAGTTCAAGCTTTTCACTAAATGGGAACTCTTCGAGGTCACAGAGCCATCGAGCATAGAAGTGAGGGCCGGTGAAGGTAAAGAACTTCTCTCCTTCTTTCATTCCAGATCACAAGGTACTGAACAGCTGATTTGA
- the tfs4 gene encoding transcription factor S4, with protein MKFCPKCKSVMTLRNGIASCRNCGYKIKADEEMILKERYDHSHDKMIVADGKRIQGRLHSVLCPKCGSSVSILVNPRKRTYKCSLCGNIFSENGSFT; from the coding sequence ATGAAGTTCTGTCCTAAATGCAAAAGCGTTATGACGCTGAGAAACGGTATTGCTTCCTGCAGAAACTGCGGATATAAGATCAAGGCTGATGAGGAAATGATCCTCAAAGAGAGATATGACCACTCCCACGACAAAATGATAGTAGCAGACGGTAAGAGGATTCAAGGTCGACTTCACTCTGTTCTCTGTCCAAAATGCGGATCTTCAGTCTCCATCCTTGTTAACCCGAGGAAGAGAACATACAAGTGCTCCCTTTGCGGTAATATATTCAGTGAAAACGGTTCCTTTACGTAG